In Arthrobacter sp. QXT-31, one genomic interval encodes:
- a CDS encoding exodeoxyribonuclease VII large subunit: MTTSAKTPSLATEHVSVSQVRRSVKKAIAKREWGIQGECVAPVQSGAKWNFDLVTLTADGVSVLSCTIWEDRAPGIEDSLRRAGLSLQQAMTAGMVLKLTGTTWLAQDGKVCVRVTGIEPEFARRGALYLADRAAKAELRAAGVPSERLGELFVHADPETVFQGMDRRPSRIMVLAPAGAKGVGDFKHRFGDVRSPAVDIAYRALSWTDNSSIQTIQAHLDEAHQANTDLVVLIRGGGPWSHLRGYDRVDLALAIHRSPVPVATAVGHNADVSLADRAAKLSFITPTAAAEAIYKAHSHRAPRKKSARTGATHYKRKPVHTAWTVAPGARPADATNPEKQLQALEGKLADALADASKLAATLQWSAAAHIADLLETAEQRVRFISRLMTVATVTTATALIAFGEDLLALLQPAPRPLDYWLYAATVILAGTVLVVRQSLARRKIALPSAAPMKRPHVDINSWRFAAKRVRTIRGLRKLRYHRPA; this comes from the coding sequence ATGACTACGTCCGCCAAGACTCCGTCCCTTGCTACCGAGCATGTCTCGGTCAGCCAAGTCAGGAGGTCAGTCAAGAAGGCCATCGCCAAGCGTGAGTGGGGCATTCAAGGAGAGTGCGTCGCACCCGTTCAGTCGGGCGCGAAATGGAACTTCGACCTCGTCACCCTGACTGCGGACGGCGTGAGCGTCCTGTCCTGCACCATCTGGGAGGACAGAGCCCCCGGGATCGAAGACTCGCTGCGGCGGGCGGGGCTTTCGCTCCAACAAGCCATGACAGCGGGGATGGTCCTCAAACTCACAGGCACCACCTGGCTCGCACAAGACGGCAAGGTCTGCGTTAGGGTCACAGGGATCGAACCTGAATTCGCCCGACGAGGGGCTCTCTACTTGGCGGACAGAGCGGCGAAGGCCGAACTACGGGCGGCTGGCGTACCTAGCGAGCGCCTTGGGGAGCTGTTCGTCCATGCCGATCCGGAGACCGTCTTCCAAGGCATGGATCGCAGGCCCAGCCGGATCATGGTCTTGGCGCCGGCCGGGGCCAAGGGCGTGGGTGACTTCAAGCACCGCTTCGGAGACGTCAGGTCTCCTGCCGTCGACATCGCATACCGAGCTCTGTCGTGGACGGATAACAGCAGCATTCAAACTATCCAAGCCCACTTAGACGAGGCTCACCAGGCGAATACGGACCTCGTCGTACTTATACGGGGCGGGGGTCCCTGGAGTCACTTACGTGGATATGACCGCGTCGACCTCGCCTTGGCTATTCACAGATCCCCTGTTCCAGTTGCGACCGCTGTGGGCCACAACGCTGATGTCTCTTTGGCGGACCGGGCCGCAAAACTGTCTTTCATCACTCCAACGGCAGCGGCAGAAGCCATCTATAAAGCCCATAGTCACCGTGCTCCTCGAAAGAAAAGTGCTCGGACCGGAGCGACGCACTACAAGCGGAAGCCGGTGCACACCGCTTGGACGGTCGCGCCGGGAGCCAGACCGGCCGACGCAACGAATCCAGAGAAGCAACTTCAGGCCCTAGAGGGTAAGCTCGCGGATGCCCTGGCAGACGCTTCCAAGCTTGCGGCCACTCTGCAGTGGTCAGCCGCTGCCCACATTGCGGATCTTCTCGAAACAGCAGAACAGCGGGTTAGGTTTATTTCCCGTCTAATGACAGTGGCTACCGTCACCACGGCCACGGCGCTGATCGCGTTTGGCGAGGACCTTCTGGCGCTCCTCCAGCCTGCCCCACGTCCGCTCGATTACTGGCTTTATGCGGCGACAGTCATCCTTGCCGGGACAGTCCTCGTGGTCCGACAAAGTCTAGCCAGACGGAAAATTGCCCTTCCATCTGCCGCACCGATGAAACGCCCGCACGTCGATATAAATTCGTGGCGGTTTGCTGCGAAGAGGGTCCGAACCATCCGCGGTCTACGCAAGCTTCGCTATCACCGGCCAGCCTAA
- a CDS encoding ZIP family metal transporter has product MGTSLLFGAVASSALVIGALIGVRFELPKRLLAILLSFAAGALITALAFELFEDAYQRGGIVRAALGLLVGAVVFTALSALLDRWAQPGSRSVPADEYRGSAKLDTDAAAVEKAPTAASTRGAAGMALLAAVTLDGVPENIALGVSLGEGTGGLALLAAIFVSNLPEALVGASSMRSQGRSAGSVMGLWAVCAVLLVAAVVLGAGPLSGTSPETISLPLAFAAGAVIASLADTLMPEAYEHGGPAVALSTAAGFVLSFVLSLA; this is encoded by the coding sequence ATGGGAACCTCCCTCCTGTTCGGCGCGGTGGCTTCTAGTGCACTTGTTATTGGTGCGCTTATTGGTGTCCGTTTTGAGCTGCCAAAACGGCTGCTGGCAATCCTGCTGTCGTTTGCCGCCGGCGCGCTGATCACCGCCCTGGCGTTCGAGCTGTTTGAGGACGCCTATCAGCGCGGCGGGATTGTGCGTGCCGCGCTCGGCCTGCTGGTCGGTGCGGTGGTCTTCACCGCCTTGAGCGCGCTGCTGGACCGGTGGGCGCAGCCCGGATCCAGGTCGGTGCCCGCCGATGAGTACCGGGGCAGCGCCAAGCTGGATACGGATGCCGCCGCCGTCGAGAAGGCCCCCACAGCAGCCTCCACCCGGGGTGCCGCCGGAATGGCGCTGCTGGCAGCTGTGACGCTGGATGGCGTCCCTGAAAACATTGCCCTGGGTGTTTCCCTGGGGGAGGGAACCGGGGGCCTGGCACTCCTGGCCGCGATCTTCGTGTCCAACTTGCCCGAGGCGCTGGTGGGTGCCTCGTCGATGCGCAGCCAGGGCCGTTCCGCCGGGTCGGTCATGGGACTGTGGGCCGTCTGCGCAGTGTTGCTGGTCGCGGCGGTGGTCCTTGGCGCAGGTCCGCTGTCCGGCACGAGCCCGGAGACCATCTCGCTGCCGCTTGCCTTCGCAGCCGGGGCGGTCATCGCCTCCCTCGCGGACACCCTGATGCCGGAGGCCTATGAACACGGCGGTCCGGCCGTGGCGCTCAGCACGGCGGCCGGGTTTGTGCTCTCCTTCGTGCTGTCCCTGGCGTAG
- a CDS encoding MarR family winged helix-turn-helix transcriptional regulator codes for MVPNPDADQWGPHQLLSMAARLVQRRQDQALAELGLTHAAVIALQGLLDGPLNQEQLASDIKVRSQSIGRVLSRLEAAGLVVRESSSLDRRHNEVSITEAGRQALEAARKAEQEALPPDVVGGTVLGRELARVISYFPGRAKAGSAKPQDTSAGGEPGAGENVEGGPAVAGAPLEGVPDEGVQQGSGTDSSAEPALQAPVAAEENAAQDAIPAPQDRAGVIPKPHGKGDSAPV; via the coding sequence ATGGTCCCGAATCCTGACGCAGACCAGTGGGGCCCTCACCAGCTGCTGTCCATGGCCGCCAGGCTTGTCCAGCGCAGGCAGGACCAGGCCCTGGCCGAACTCGGGCTCACCCACGCCGCGGTCATCGCACTGCAGGGCCTCCTCGACGGCCCGCTGAACCAGGAACAGCTGGCCTCTGACATCAAAGTCCGCAGCCAGTCAATAGGCCGGGTGCTGTCGCGGCTCGAGGCGGCAGGGCTTGTGGTTCGTGAGTCCAGTTCGCTGGACAGGCGGCACAACGAGGTTTCCATAACGGAAGCGGGGCGCCAGGCACTGGAGGCGGCCCGGAAAGCCGAGCAGGAGGCATTGCCCCCTGATGTCGTCGGAGGAACCGTCCTGGGCAGGGAACTGGCACGGGTCATCAGCTACTTTCCCGGCCGCGCTAAAGCCGGCTCTGCCAAGCCTCAGGATACATCCGCCGGAGGCGAGCCGGGTGCGGGGGAGAACGTGGAAGGGGGCCCTGCCGTAGCGGGCGCGCCCTTGGAAGGAGTGCCGGATGAAGGTGTTCAGCAGGGCTCCGGCACGGATTCGTCTGCGGAACCCGCCTTGCAGGCACCCGTCGCCGCAGAAGAGAATGCAGCGCAGGACGCCATCCCGGCGCCGCAGGACCGGGCCGGTGTCATACCGAAGCCGCACGGGAAGGGCGACTCCGCCCCCGTATAG
- the purN gene encoding phosphoribosylglycinamide formyltransferase, translated as MRIVVLVSGTGSNLQAVIDAVQAGDLDVEIAAVGADRPGTYGVERSATAGIDTFVVDFKAYPDRAKWNAALTEAVAAYQPDVVVSSGFMRIVSPEFIDAFDGKYLNTHPALLPSFPGAHGVRDAMAYGVKVTGCTVHWADAGVDTGPIIAQEAVAIEDGDTEETLHERIKVVERRLLVSTLASLAAEYAAAQAPK; from the coding sequence ATGCGCATAGTAGTCCTCGTCTCCGGAACCGGTTCAAACCTCCAGGCGGTCATCGACGCCGTTCAGGCCGGGGACCTGGATGTCGAAATCGCCGCAGTGGGCGCGGACCGCCCGGGAACCTACGGCGTGGAGCGCTCTGCCACAGCGGGGATCGACACGTTCGTGGTGGACTTCAAGGCCTACCCCGACCGCGCAAAGTGGAATGCCGCGCTGACCGAGGCCGTTGCCGCGTACCAGCCGGACGTGGTGGTGTCCTCGGGCTTCATGCGGATCGTGAGCCCCGAGTTCATCGATGCCTTCGACGGAAAATACCTCAACACGCACCCCGCCCTGCTGCCGTCCTTCCCCGGTGCCCACGGTGTCCGCGACGCCATGGCCTACGGCGTGAAGGTCACCGGCTGCACCGTGCACTGGGCCGACGCCGGGGTGGACACCGGCCCCATCATCGCGCAGGAGGCCGTGGCCATCGAGGACGGCGACACCGAGGAAACCCTGCACGAGCGGATCAAGGTGGTGGAGCGGCGGCTGCTGGTGTCCACCCTGGCGTCGCTGGCCGCCGAGTACGCCGCCGCCCAGGCCCCCAAGTAA
- a CDS encoding YsnF/AvaK domain-containing protein, producing the protein MLTKEHIDDLLNKNGNIVSADGDKIGSFGQVYADDANGQPTWVTARTGLFGTSESFIPLEGARLEGDDIVVPYSKNQVKDAPRVDADGHLDPAEEDRLYEHYQLNGNVTYSEAANGHSADSRRTTEQSAANLTATDRDAGFAAAGSGGTYSAADDRAGRGTAGLGDDDAMTRSEERLNVGTERQAAGRARLRKYVVTENVTQTVPVQREEVRLEREPITEGNRGEALSGPDISEAEHEVVLHEERPVVDKEAVPVERVRLDTETVTDEVTVDEQVRKERIETDGVEDTRR; encoded by the coding sequence CCAAGGAACACATCGACGACCTGCTCAACAAGAACGGAAACATCGTCTCCGCAGACGGAGACAAGATCGGCTCCTTCGGGCAGGTTTATGCGGATGATGCCAACGGGCAGCCCACATGGGTGACGGCACGGACGGGCCTTTTCGGAACCTCGGAGTCCTTCATTCCCCTGGAAGGGGCGCGGCTTGAAGGAGACGACATCGTTGTCCCGTACAGCAAGAACCAAGTAAAGGACGCTCCGCGCGTGGACGCCGACGGCCACCTGGACCCGGCAGAAGAAGACCGCCTTTACGAGCACTACCAGCTGAACGGCAACGTGACCTACTCCGAGGCTGCGAACGGGCACAGCGCCGACTCCCGCCGGACAACGGAGCAGTCCGCTGCCAACCTTACAGCCACTGACCGGGACGCGGGGTTCGCGGCCGCAGGCAGCGGCGGAACCTACAGCGCGGCGGATGACAGGGCCGGCCGTGGAACGGCAGGGCTGGGCGACGATGACGCCATGACCCGTTCGGAGGAACGCCTGAACGTCGGCACGGAAAGGCAGGCTGCCGGCCGGGCGCGCCTGCGCAAATACGTGGTGACCGAGAACGTCACCCAGACGGTTCCCGTGCAGCGCGAGGAAGTGCGGCTGGAGCGCGAACCGATCACGGAAGGAAACCGGGGCGAAGCGCTCAGCGGTCCGGACATCAGCGAGGCCGAACACGAGGTGGTGCTCCACGAGGAACGCCCCGTGGTGGACAAGGAGGCCGTGCCCGTTGAGCGGGTCAGGCTGGACACGGAAACCGTCACCGATGAGGTGACAGTGGATGAACAAGTCCGCAAGGAGCGCATTGAGACCGACGGCGTCGAGGACACCCGACGTTAG
- a CDS encoding DUF4383 domain-containing protein gives MTTASPHAHGVHFGRTDVQNAGMGVGIVLMVVGVLGFIPGITARYGELMFLGPNSHAMFLGLFQVSMLLNIVQLVIGATGWAMSRSEMGARRFLLGAGALYIVLSIYGLSVGVDSAANFLSLNMLDNWTHMVLGVLMIACGWMFSRHPVEDRK, from the coding sequence ATGACTACCGCATCCCCACATGCACACGGCGTCCACTTTGGCAGGACTGACGTCCAGAACGCCGGCATGGGTGTAGGTATTGTCTTGATGGTGGTCGGTGTACTGGGATTCATCCCGGGGATCACCGCACGGTACGGCGAACTGATGTTCCTTGGCCCCAATTCGCACGCCATGTTCCTCGGCCTGTTCCAGGTGTCCATGCTGCTCAACATCGTGCAGCTGGTCATTGGCGCGACCGGCTGGGCCATGTCACGCAGCGAGATGGGTGCGCGGAGGTTCCTTCTGGGCGCCGGTGCGCTGTACATCGTCCTTAGCATCTACGGGCTCAGTGTCGGAGTGGATTCGGCGGCCAACTTCCTGTCGCTGAACATGCTGGACAACTGGACGCACATGGTGCTGGGCGTGCTGATGATTGCCTGTGGCTGGATGTTCTCACGGCATCCGGTCGAGGACAGGAAATAG
- a CDS encoding cell division protein PerM has product MKLRADQTGDRGLPMPLWLQGGLESAQAAFISALLVVVPIVAVWATSGFGSAGLDVLARLAGQAWLVIHGVPLYLTTVGEGAAARPEAGTLWLLPLGLTLIPFLLAWRAGRRLARASYTDQLWQALLGSWLVYAGFGIATGFICRTEDVGVFLWWAGLFPLVPFGLGMVIGARREAGSWSRLIGVDAVDWIARTSQHSRWAGSYLASAAKAGFVAVIAALAISSALLAADLFIHWNLVVAVYEAVDAGPVGGAALTIAQLGFLPNLAVFALAWLSGSGFALGAGSHVGPLGTAVGPLPSIPVFAAIPAGPLDFGFVALVVPVLAGVLAGWWFLREGENHFDEWLSIKLHVRWLTAAASTLFLALIVGTAAGVLAAALAWLARGSAGIGRLTDIGPDPLWTAVWLAAEVGIGVVIGYAAGPWLERRQLRDAELGTAPSSN; this is encoded by the coding sequence ATGAAACTGCGTGCTGACCAGACCGGAGACCGTGGGCTGCCCATGCCCTTGTGGCTGCAGGGCGGCCTTGAGTCCGCGCAGGCGGCCTTCATCTCGGCATTGCTCGTCGTCGTGCCTATCGTTGCGGTGTGGGCCACCTCCGGTTTCGGAAGCGCTGGCCTCGATGTCCTGGCCCGGCTCGCCGGCCAGGCCTGGCTGGTCATCCACGGGGTGCCGCTGTACCTCACCACCGTGGGGGAAGGCGCCGCAGCGAGGCCCGAGGCCGGCACACTGTGGCTGCTTCCACTGGGCCTGACCCTCATCCCGTTCCTGCTGGCCTGGCGCGCGGGCAGACGCCTGGCCCGGGCCTCCTACACTGACCAGCTGTGGCAGGCGCTGCTGGGTTCGTGGCTGGTCTATGCGGGTTTTGGCATCGCCACCGGCTTTATCTGCCGGACCGAGGACGTTGGGGTCTTCCTGTGGTGGGCAGGTCTTTTCCCGCTGGTTCCCTTCGGCCTCGGGATGGTGATCGGCGCCCGGCGCGAGGCCGGTTCATGGAGCCGGCTGATCGGCGTCGACGCCGTGGACTGGATTGCGCGCACCAGCCAGCATTCGCGGTGGGCGGGGTCGTATCTGGCCTCTGCGGCCAAGGCCGGTTTCGTGGCGGTGATCGCGGCGCTCGCCATCTCGTCGGCGCTGCTGGCGGCGGACCTTTTCATCCACTGGAACCTGGTGGTGGCGGTCTATGAAGCGGTCGACGCCGGGCCCGTCGGGGGCGCGGCCCTCACCATTGCGCAGCTCGGCTTCCTGCCCAACCTCGCCGTCTTCGCGCTCGCATGGCTGAGCGGCTCCGGGTTTGCGCTCGGCGCCGGGTCGCATGTGGGGCCGCTGGGGACGGCAGTGGGGCCGCTTCCAAGCATCCCTGTTTTTGCCGCGATTCCTGCCGGCCCGCTTGATTTCGGCTTCGTGGCGCTGGTGGTTCCCGTGCTCGCCGGGGTCTTGGCCGGCTGGTGGTTCCTGCGTGAAGGCGAAAACCACTTCGATGAATGGCTGTCCATCAAGCTTCACGTCCGCTGGCTGACCGCCGCGGCGTCCACGCTGTTCCTGGCGCTGATCGTCGGGACCGCTGCAGGCGTGCTGGCTGCCGCCCTCGCCTGGCTGGCGCGTGGCTCGGCCGGCATCGGCCGGCTCACGGACATTGGCCCGGACCCCTTGTGGACGGCAGTCTGGCTGGCCGCGGAAGTGGGCATCGGCGTCGTAATTGGGTACGCGGCGGGACCATGGCTGGAACGCCGGCAACTGCGGGATGCCGAGCTGGGAACTGCCCCGAGCAGCAACTAG